GTGTATTCTTTCAGCGGTTTGCACGTATGCAAGATTTCACTCCCCTTATTATAATTGATATTCGTCACGCTGACAACGACTTCGAGAGCAGGTTTTTCGGGTATCGTTATAAAGGCGTCGGAGAGGCGTAATGTCGCGGATTCGGGGTACTCTTCTTCTCCGTTATAGAACACATAGAACTCCGGCGTAGGAATCTTTTTCAAACGCCTGAGATAGCGGTCGCGCGGATTTTGGATACGTTCGTAGAGACGGGCTGCGTATTGCAAAAATCGCAACGGCATATTGGCGTTGATTGTAGCTTGATGTTCTACGAGAGCGATGATTTTTCCGTCGACGAGGCAGGCGACGTCGTTCCGGAAAGCCATATACATCACCTGTTCGAGACGGAGCGGTTCGAGTTCCGCCGATGCGTCAAGTTCTGTCCCATGCAATGCGTTGTAGAGCGAAAGAAAATTGCTCTTAGCGTTTTTATCTTCACCGAAAAAGTCGACAAAGACCGAATCTTTATACCGACGATTATGCTTTGCCATAAAACCTCTCAAAAAACTTTTGCAGGAAGTTGCAACTTCCGAAAAAGTTTTTTCTGTGCGCGCGAGCGCACACGTTCAATAGTCGAGTTTGCAACGCAAACTCGAGATAAAAAGCGGAGGCGCTATTTCAGCCGATGCTTTTTATCGACCTCCCTACTATATATCGCGGAGATGTTGCGATTTCGGAGTTTTTTCAAAAGAATCGTCATGAAGAACAAAGCGTTTAAACGAGACGCTGAAATAGCGCGTCTCGTTTAACTTCGAGTTTTCTTTTGAAAACTCGCGGATATACCTGTGTGCTCTCGCGCACTAATTGTACAGCTCCTAAATCGGAAGATTTACTCGCTGT
This Treponema socranskii subsp. buccale DNA region includes the following protein-coding sequences:
- a CDS encoding Rpn family recombination-promoting nuclease/putative transposase; its protein translation is MAKHNRRYKDSVFVDFFGEDKNAKSNFLSLYNALHGTELDASAELEPLRLEQVMYMAFRNDVACLVDGKIIALVEHQATINANMPLRFLQYAARLYERIQNPRDRYLRRLKKIPTPEFYVFYNGEEEYPESATLRLSDAFITIPEKPALEVVVSVTNINYNKGSEILHTCKPLKEYTLFVDAVRRHTKLDSENGFRNAIKECIQNDILREYLQRKSKEVMNMLIAEYDYDVDIAVQREEEREIALKEGIAQGKQEGIFEGSHQKALETAKLMRTHNYPIAEICTMTGLTEAEVEKL